The DNA window CGCCACCTACCCCGCCGACCTCCTCACCTACGTCAACCGCCCCCTCGGCGAAGGCCGCCCCATCCCGGGCCCGCTGCCCCCGCACATCGCCTGCCCCACCACCACCGGCACGGGCAGCGAGTGCACCGGCATCGCCATCTTCGACCTCCGCGCCCAGCACGCCAAGACCGGCATCGCCTCGCGCAGACTCCGCCCCACCCTCGCCCTCGTCGACCCCACCGCGGCCGCCACCCTCCCGGCCGGCGTCGTCGCGGCCAGCGGCTTCGACGTCCTCAGCCACGCCCTGGAGTCCTTCACCGCCCGCCCCTTCAGCGCCCGCCCTCGCCCCGACACACCGCTCGCGCGCCCCATGAGCCAGGGGCAGAACCCCTGGAGCGATCTCGGCTGCCGCGAAGCCCTCCGCCTCACCGGCCGCTACCTCACCCGCGCCGTCGCCGACGCCACCGACACCGAGGCCCGCGACGCCATGTCCTGGGCCGCGACCCTCGCCGGCATCGCCTTCGGCAACGCGGGCGTCCACCTCCCCCACGCCATGTCCTACGCCATCGCCGGCCTCCGCCACGACTTCCACATGCCTGGCTACCCCGCGCCCTTCGTCCCCCACGGCGTCGCCGTCATCCTCGGCGCTCCCGCCGCCTTCCGCGCCCTCGCCCCCCAGCACCCCGAGCGCCACCTCGAAGCCGCCGCCCTCCTCGGCGCCGACACCCGCGGCGTCGATCCTCGGGATGGCGACGCCATCGGCACCTTGCTCGCCGACCACCTCACGCACCTCATGCGCACCGCCGGCATCCCCCGCGGCCTCACCCACGTCGGCTACGGCGAGGTCGACCTCACCGCCCTCACCGCAGGCACCCTCGCCCAGGCCCGCCTCGTCGACAACGCCCCTCGCCCCATCCCACCCGACGAACTCCAAGCCCTCTTCCGCGCAGCCCTCACCCCCTGGTGATCCGCGTCCGGAGCCCGACCATGACCGACGCCTCACGCACCAACGCCTCACGCACCAGCGCCTCACGCACCGACGCCCCTGCCCCCCAGCGCGCCGACTACCGCCACTTCCTCGTCGTCCCCACCCGCTGGATGGACAACGACGTCTACGGCCACGTGAACAACGTCGTTTACTACTCGTACTTCGACACCGTCATCAACCGCTACCTCATCGACGAGGGCGGCCTCGACATCGTGAACGGCCCCGTCATCGGCCTCGCCGCCGAGTCCCACTGCCGCTACCGCCGCGCCGTCGCCTTCCCCACCGACCTCGACGCCGGCCTCCGCGTCGGCAAGCTCGGTCGCAGCAGCGTCCGCTACGACATCGCCCTCTTCCCCCGCGGCGAACCCGACGCTGCCGCCGAAGGGTGGTTCGTCCACGTCTTCGTCGACCGCGGGACCCGCCGCCCCGCCCCGCTCCCCGACCGGCTCCGCGAGGCGCTCGCCCGCCTCGCTTGAGCGCCGTCACCACACCTTCAGCACCTCGGCCATCTCCTCGTCGGAGATGAACAGCTCATCCACGCCCGCCCGACCTTCGAGCCACGCGCACGCGGCCGCGGCCCGCTCCTCCGGCGCCGTCGTACGCCGCACGATCTTGCCCAGCCCCGTCGCGAGCGCCTTCCGATCGGTCCCAGGCACCAGCACCAAGGCTCCCTTCCGCAGCAGCAGATCGAGCAGCTTCCGCCCGTCGTCCTCGGGTGCAGGCTTCGCCGCCACCACCACCGGCTCCTCCTCGCGCGGCCGGATCGCCCAGCCCGTCGTGTCGAAGCCCCGCTGCCCCAGCGACGCGAAGGCGGCGCGCGGCCAGATCCCGAACAGCTCCCCATGGCCGTCCTCGATCGCCACGATCTCCCCCTGCGTCACCCCATCGGCCAGCGTACGCAGGAACGCCCCGAACCCCGTGAACAGCACCGACCGCTTCTCGTGATCGTGCAGGTACACCAGCACCTGACCGCGCGTCCCCCCCTCGGCGGGATCCAGATCCACGCAGAGGTGATCGCCCGCTCCGTTCCCCGCGATCGGGATCCAGCCCGGGCTCCACCACACCTGCCGGAGGGGCCCTTCCACCTGCACGAGAGGCGACCCCTCGCTCGGGAACGTCCCATCGTCCAGGAACCCCCGCAGCATCGACCAGGTCGACCCGATCGCCTCCAGCGTGTGCAGCTCCCAGCTCTCGAACAGCGCGCGCGAGCTGCCCGCGTGCCGCCGCAGCGACGCCTTCAGCTCGTCAGGCAGCGTCGCGCCGATCCCGGCCTCCAGCCGCGCGAGCCCCTCCTCGCTCGCTCCTTGCGAGAGCGCCGACAGCACCTCGGGAGCCCGCTGACCGAGAAAGCCCTCGATCCGCTCCCAGCTCGCGTCGCTCGCCTCGCCCGTATCGCTCGCCTCGCGCACGTGTCTCCTCGCTCCACCGCACGCAGCCGG is part of the Chondromyces crocatus genome and encodes:
- a CDS encoding acyl-CoA thioesterase produces the protein MTDASRTNASRTSASRTDAPAPQRADYRHFLVVPTRWMDNDVYGHVNNVVYYSYFDTVINRYLIDEGGLDIVNGPVIGLAAESHCRYRRAVAFPTDLDAGLRVGKLGRSSVRYDIALFPRGEPDAAAEGWFVHVFVDRGTRRPAPLPDRLREALARLA
- a CDS encoding hydroxyacid-oxoacid transhydrogenase, encoding MPRVGSCLGYALLDGGDTAFTIDASSVTFGPGALAEVGEHARHLGARRVALFTDRTLAALAPVAEAQRSLRAAGLDVALYDDVRVEPTDASFLAAAAFAAQGHFDAYVSVGGGSVIDTCKAALLHATYPADLLTYVNRPLGEGRPIPGPLPPHIACPTTTGTGSECTGIAIFDLRAQHAKTGIASRRLRPTLALVDPTAAATLPAGVVAASGFDVLSHALESFTARPFSARPRPDTPLARPMSQGQNPWSDLGCREALRLTGRYLTRAVADATDTEARDAMSWAATLAGIAFGNAGVHLPHAMSYAIAGLRHDFHMPGYPAPFVPHGVAVILGAPAAFRALAPQHPERHLEAAALLGADTRGVDPRDGDAIGTLLADHLTHLMRTAGIPRGLTHVGYGEVDLTALTAGTLAQARLVDNAPRPIPPDELQALFRAALTPW
- a CDS encoding SMI1/KNR4 family protein — translated: MREASDTGEASDASWERIEGFLGQRAPEVLSALSQGASEEGLARLEAGIGATLPDELKASLRRHAGSSRALFESWELHTLEAIGSTWSMLRGFLDDGTFPSEGSPLVQVEGPLRQVWWSPGWIPIAGNGAGDHLCVDLDPAEGGTRGQVLVYLHDHEKRSVLFTGFGAFLRTLADGVTQGEIVAIEDGHGELFGIWPRAAFASLGQRGFDTTGWAIRPREEEPVVVAAKPAPEDDGRKLLDLLLRKGALVLVPGTDRKALATGLGKIVRRTTAPEERAAAACAWLEGRAGVDELFISDEEMAEVLKVW